A stretch of Lysinibacillus agricola DNA encodes these proteins:
- a CDS encoding tRNA (adenine(22)-N(1))-methyltransferase, giving the protein MNAQKLSKRLETVAKFVPSGAVVADIGSDHAYLPCYLIHKGIASYAIAGEVVKGPFESAVGQVQKEGLTEKITVRLANGLAAVEAADHVDTVTIAGMGGPLIVSILEKHPEKLEGVTRLILQPNIHAKVIREWALAHNWAIQDEEILEEDDKIYEILVLQRSPMTLTEPEILFGPKLMQRKSPAFIKKWSREKENWQRVLQSIEGADQTPEIEEKRAELVALLDLVEGVL; this is encoded by the coding sequence ATGAACGCACAAAAATTATCAAAACGATTAGAAACAGTAGCAAAATTTGTTCCCTCGGGTGCGGTTGTAGCAGATATTGGCAGCGACCATGCATATTTACCATGTTACTTAATTCATAAAGGTATTGCTTCTTATGCAATAGCAGGAGAAGTTGTGAAAGGGCCATTTGAATCAGCAGTTGGACAAGTGCAAAAAGAAGGGTTAACAGAAAAAATTACGGTGCGACTTGCGAATGGCTTAGCGGCAGTAGAAGCAGCAGACCACGTAGATACAGTTACTATTGCGGGGATGGGTGGACCTCTTATTGTTTCCATTTTAGAGAAACATCCAGAAAAACTTGAAGGGGTAACACGTCTTATTTTGCAACCGAATATCCATGCCAAGGTGATTCGCGAATGGGCTTTAGCGCATAATTGGGCAATACAGGATGAAGAGATTTTAGAGGAAGACGATAAAATTTATGAAATTCTTGTATTGCAAAGAAGCCCAATGACGTTAACGGAACCGGAAATTTTATTTGGACCGAAATTAATGCAACGAAAATCACCAGCATTTATTAAAAAATGGTCGCGTGAAAAAGAAAATTGGCAGCGTGTATTACAGTCCATTGAAGGGGCAGATCAAACACCTGAAATTGAAGAAAAACGTGCAGAGTTAGTCGCTCTACTCGATTTAGTGGAAGGGGTTTTGTGA
- a CDS encoding NADPH-dependent FMN reductase produces MLKIGVILGSTREGRLSPQVGEWVKEVAEKRGDAEYEIIDIADFKLPFLGEPGGDASGAATWSQKVAACDGFVFIVAEYNHSITGALKNALDYLREEWNNKAAGIVSYGSVGGARAAEHLRGILGELLVADVRVHPALSLFTDFENGTVFKPKDVQADSVNQMLDQLIPWSTALKTIR; encoded by the coding sequence ATGTTGAAAATAGGGGTAATTTTAGGTAGTACGCGTGAAGGTCGTTTAAGTCCACAAGTGGGAGAATGGGTGAAGGAAGTAGCTGAAAAACGCGGCGATGCGGAATATGAAATTATTGATATCGCAGATTTTAAATTGCCATTTTTAGGTGAGCCAGGTGGAGATGCTTCAGGAGCAGCTACATGGTCACAGAAAGTCGCTGCATGTGATGGTTTTGTATTTATCGTTGCAGAATATAACCATTCCATTACTGGTGCACTAAAAAATGCATTAGACTACTTACGTGAGGAATGGAATAATAAGGCGGCAGGTATTGTTTCTTACGGTTCTGTTGGTGGTGCAAGAGCAGCTGAGCATTTACGTGGTATTCTTGGTGAATTATTAGTAGCGGATGTTCGCGTACATCCTGCTTTATCATTATTTACAGACTTCGAAAACGGCACGGTATTTAAACCAAAGGATGTGCAAGCCGATTCAGTAAATCAAATGTTAGATCAGCTTATCCCTTGGTCAACAGCATTAAAAACAATTCGATAA
- a CDS encoding hydantoinase B/oxoprolinase family protein, whose translation MTTLNTQIDPFTLEIVKDALLSAGDEMFVALARTSMSPIIYEVLDYASGLTDAEGNLLTQGNGVTGFIGMLTFMVKETLKKYPGDKLKEGDIMIINDPYQGGGSHLSDVGLVMPIFYQGKLIAFSANKAHWTEVGGKDPGSFTNDSVDIFQEGLQFSCLKLYDEGKLNEAIVEIIRSNVRFPDLSLGDMFAQVAALRTGEKRVKELCDKHSVATILAAIDYHLAHGEAMAKQELAKLPKGEFYAEDFIDTDGIGNGPFPIKVKVTITDDEFICDFRGSSPQVPGPVNCSYTGLVSAVRAIFLAITNPAQDVNDGVFKPLKIIVDPRSIMSAERPVPVSNYFETLLGSLDLVWKALAPHIPSRLTAGQFLSVCAVTLSGTHHDTGEPFLIVEPSVGGWGGGNDADGASGQFCFSDGETYNVPIEVAETRYGVLIDEYSLREDRNGAGAGEYIGGKGVIRSYRAMTDNQAVTVTFGRNKFLPWGIDNGNYGSPNEFYIKKASGEIDGPYGVYPRYKLNKNDVVQLITGTGGGYGDPRNRPAEQVVRDVKNGYFSKEEAETFFYVRVDEMDYSYEELPKRNAQ comes from the coding sequence ATGACGACATTGAACACGCAAATTGATCCATTTACGCTAGAAATTGTGAAAGATGCGCTGTTATCTGCTGGAGATGAGATGTTCGTTGCTTTGGCTCGAACTTCTATGAGTCCGATCATCTATGAAGTTTTAGACTATGCGAGTGGCTTAACTGATGCGGAAGGTAATTTACTAACACAGGGTAATGGTGTAACAGGCTTCATTGGTATGCTGACTTTTATGGTCAAGGAAACGCTAAAAAAATATCCAGGTGATAAGTTAAAGGAAGGGGATATTATGATCATCAATGACCCTTACCAAGGAGGGGGATCCCATTTATCAGATGTTGGACTCGTTATGCCGATTTTTTATCAAGGAAAATTGATTGCTTTTTCCGCAAATAAAGCACATTGGACAGAAGTTGGAGGTAAGGACCCAGGTTCGTTTACGAATGACTCAGTAGATATTTTCCAAGAAGGGCTTCAATTCTCATGTCTTAAACTCTATGACGAAGGTAAATTAAACGAGGCAATTGTTGAGATTATCCGTTCTAATGTGCGCTTTCCAGATTTGTCGTTAGGAGATATGTTTGCGCAGGTTGCTGCTCTTAGAACAGGCGAAAAACGTGTCAAAGAATTATGTGATAAACATTCAGTCGCAACTATTTTAGCAGCGATTGACTATCATTTAGCGCATGGAGAAGCGATGGCCAAACAAGAGCTCGCAAAGCTTCCAAAGGGTGAATTTTATGCAGAGGATTTTATCGATACTGATGGCATCGGAAATGGACCGTTTCCTATTAAAGTTAAGGTAACCATTACAGATGATGAATTTATTTGTGATTTTAGAGGAAGCTCGCCACAAGTGCCGGGTCCAGTCAATTGTTCCTACACTGGATTAGTATCAGCTGTACGTGCCATCTTTTTAGCTATTACAAATCCAGCTCAAGATGTTAATGATGGTGTATTTAAGCCGTTAAAAATTATCGTTGATCCACGATCAATTATGTCTGCCGAAAGACCGGTGCCTGTTTCCAATTACTTTGAAACATTGCTTGGTAGCTTAGATTTAGTATGGAAAGCGTTAGCGCCACACATTCCTAGTCGATTAACAGCTGGTCAATTTTTATCGGTTTGTGCAGTGACATTAAGCGGTACACATCATGATACAGGAGAACCGTTTTTAATCGTTGAGCCATCTGTAGGTGGATGGGGTGGCGGAAATGATGCAGATGGTGCATCTGGTCAATTCTGTTTTTCAGATGGTGAAACATACAACGTACCAATAGAAGTAGCAGAAACACGATATGGTGTCTTAATTGATGAATATAGTTTAAGAGAGGATAGAAATGGAGCAGGTGCTGGAGAATATATCGGTGGTAAAGGGGTTATTCGTTCCTATAGAGCAATGACAGATAATCAAGCTGTGACTGTAACATTTGGACGCAATAAATTTTTACCATGGGGCATTGATAATGGCAATTATGGTTCACCAAATGAGTTTTACATTAAAAAGGCATCTGGTGAAATTGATGGCCCATACGGTGTATACCCCAGATATAAGTTAAATAAAAACGATGTTGTTCAATTAATAACTGGTACTGGTGGAGGCTATGGAGATCCGCGTAATCGACCAGCTGAACAAGTAGTGCGCGATGTCAAAAATGGCTATTTTTCGAAGGAGGAGGCGGAAACATTCTTTTATGTTCGAGTAGATGAAATGGACTATAGTTACGAGGAACTGCCAAAACGAAATGCGCAGTAA
- a CDS encoding c-type cytochrome produces MKNNPVVPYILILAFGIGLIFFMSLTGAENKKEITAEKEDGGEKTEATDDGSALVQSCIGCHAADLTGSVGPNLHGLDEARIVDVLTNGIEGTPMTPGMKNEAEAKAIAEYIATLK; encoded by the coding sequence ATGAAAAACAATCCAGTCGTTCCTTACATTTTAATTCTGGCATTTGGTATTGGTCTTATTTTCTTCATGTCTTTAACAGGCGCAGAGAACAAAAAAGAAATTACTGCTGAGAAAGAGGACGGTGGCGAAAAAACAGAAGCTACTGATGACGGCTCAGCTCTAGTACAATCTTGTATTGGCTGTCACGCTGCTGACTTAACTGGTTCTGTCGGGCCAAACTTACATGGCTTAGATGAAGCTCGTATCGTAGACGTTTTAACTAACGGTATCGAAGGTACACCAATGACACCTGGCATGAAAAACGAAGCGGAAGCAAAAGCAATCGCAGAGTACATTGCTACTCTAAAATAG
- a CDS encoding helix-turn-helix domain-containing protein, which translates to MEEIHQIIKRTRIEQGMTLKNLSEKTNLSISFLSQIERGSSSLAITSLKKVADAFSVPITYFFESVSNNTYVVKEDDRKPFKLEGSSVEYTRLNGNFSGRNLEPLLVKLAPGQIEKNQESTHPGEEFYYVLKGAVLFKVGGQEYFLREGETIHYPSEVPHTWENPLNEESVVLSVLTPVIF; encoded by the coding sequence ATGGAAGAGATCCATCAAATCATTAAAAGAACGAGAATCGAGCAAGGCATGACGTTAAAAAACTTAAGCGAAAAGACTAATTTATCGATTAGCTTTCTATCCCAAATAGAAAGAGGCTCTTCGTCATTGGCTATTACATCTCTCAAAAAAGTAGCCGATGCTTTCTCAGTACCTATCACTTATTTTTTTGAGTCGGTTTCAAATAATACATATGTTGTAAAGGAGGATGATCGCAAACCTTTTAAACTAGAAGGATCTTCAGTAGAGTATACGCGCCTCAATGGTAATTTTAGTGGTAGAAATCTTGAGCCATTACTAGTAAAGCTTGCACCAGGTCAAATAGAAAAAAATCAAGAATCAACTCACCCCGGTGAAGAATTTTATTATGTCTTAAAAGGTGCAGTGCTTTTTAAAGTAGGTGGACAGGAATATTTTCTTCGAGAGGGCGAAACGATTCACTATCCCTCTGAAGTACCACATACATGGGAAAATCCTTTGAATGAAGAAAGTGTTGTCTTATCTGTTTTAACGCCAGTAATTTTCTAA
- a CDS encoding purine-cytosine permease family protein — MGNEVNTEKTSMLGKDPALTAIPESDRQHWITPTMIFGGLEFTIPVLMVGASLTASFGLSKILLILIIALFGFQWLGNTLQGYIGAKTGLPSSVIAKTSFGTIQAKLIVGITIFVVSLGWWALQTAVAGNAMAAMFGIDYKHNWIAWAVVTTIAGLLFAAPSIIGYGSMKWTDYLAVPSGLLLIVGGIYLALKNTGWETISSWNPEQSMTIAAAISLVIGVNVSQWVIASDYTRYAKPLWKDNLLIPSGIVLIGFPLFIVGAIMSVGVGDADIVNVMMNLGFPVWGFLILWLATWTSQLVNNYSMGLALANVLNVTSGKGRALLTFIGTVIAIIIALMGILDYFTDFLYLTALLYPAIAGVMFADFFFIRNKQWIEIKGWNWMATIAVVTAVAVGYYTQYVNQIGLPAVQSLIVSIIVYLIAMKVKKQVAPDEFTGLLTEQDVRQAE, encoded by the coding sequence ATGGGAAATGAAGTCAATACAGAAAAAACATCAATGCTTGGTAAAGATCCAGCATTAACAGCAATACCAGAAAGTGACCGACAGCATTGGATTACACCAACTATGATTTTTGGTGGCCTTGAGTTTACAATTCCAGTTTTAATGGTAGGAGCTAGTTTAACAGCAAGCTTTGGATTAAGCAAAATTCTGCTAATTTTGATCATCGCATTATTTGGTTTTCAATGGTTAGGCAATACATTACAAGGCTATATCGGGGCTAAAACAGGACTTCCATCTTCGGTAATAGCGAAAACAAGTTTTGGTACTATTCAAGCTAAATTAATTGTTGGCATAACGATATTTGTCGTTTCTCTTGGATGGTGGGCATTACAAACGGCTGTTGCTGGTAATGCAATGGCCGCCATGTTTGGAATCGACTATAAGCATAATTGGATAGCTTGGGCAGTAGTAACAACAATAGCAGGTCTTCTTTTTGCAGCACCTTCAATTATCGGTTACGGTTCTATGAAATGGACAGATTATTTAGCCGTTCCATCAGGGTTATTATTAATTGTTGGTGGCATTTACTTAGCGTTAAAAAATACAGGTTGGGAAACAATTTCATCCTGGAATCCTGAGCAGTCGATGACTATAGCGGCAGCAATTAGTCTTGTAATTGGTGTTAATGTCTCGCAATGGGTCATTGCATCCGATTATACACGATATGCAAAGCCATTATGGAAAGATAATTTATTAATTCCAAGTGGTATCGTTTTAATCGGATTCCCGTTATTTATCGTAGGTGCAATCATGTCTGTTGGTGTAGGCGATGCTGATATCGTTAATGTCATGATGAATCTAGGTTTCCCAGTTTGGGGTTTCCTCATTTTATGGTTAGCTACTTGGACATCGCAGCTTGTTAATAATTATAGTATGGGCTTAGCATTAGCAAACGTTTTAAATGTTACTTCTGGTAAAGGACGAGCCTTACTTACATTTATTGGTACGGTTATAGCGATTATTATCGCGCTGATGGGAATTCTAGATTACTTCACAGATTTCCTATACTTAACCGCATTACTATATCCAGCAATTGCAGGTGTTATGTTTGCTGACTTCTTTTTTATCCGTAATAAGCAATGGATAGAAATTAAGGGCTGGAACTGGATGGCTACGATTGCTGTAGTTACAGCTGTGGCAGTAGGCTACTACACCCAATACGTAAACCAAATAGGACTACCTGCAGTTCAATCGTTAATTGTATCAATAATTGTTTATTTAATAGCTATGAAAGTGAAAAAGCAAGTCGCACCAGATGAATTTACAGGTCTCTTAACTGAACAAGATGTAAGGCAAGCAGAGTAA
- a CDS encoding Nif3-like dinuclear metal center hexameric protein, whose protein sequence is MKTVNGQEIIQLFESWSPKKLACMENDPIGLAIGTLNKAVSKVLVTLDVNEAVAEEAIAQGCELIIAHHPPIFRRLSNIRTDNPAGRLYEKLIKNDIAVYAAHTNLDVAEGGVNDLLADALQLENRSILEETYAENMLKLAIFIPTANANDLREALAKAGAGRIGDYEACSYTTLGEGRFRALSGANPHVGSIGELHVEEEVKLEVVFPESIKNRVLKAMLNAHPYEEPAYDIIRLDQQTNVMGLGRVGLLPQEMTLHEFTQFVKQQLDVPVVRVVGDLQSKVKKVALVGGDGNKYIYSAKRAGADVFLTGDMYFHTAQDAQAIGLQIVDPGHHVEKVMITGVAKKMAKMCEDKKYSVEFIQSTIHTEPFLFV, encoded by the coding sequence ATGAAAACAGTAAATGGTCAAGAAATTATACAATTATTCGAATCATGGTCACCTAAAAAGTTAGCCTGTATGGAAAATGACCCAATCGGTCTTGCGATTGGCACATTAAACAAAGCTGTAAGTAAAGTATTAGTCACATTAGATGTTAATGAAGCAGTAGCAGAAGAGGCTATTGCTCAAGGATGCGAGCTAATAATAGCGCATCATCCACCGATTTTTAGACGACTTTCGAATATTCGTACAGACAATCCAGCTGGGCGTTTATATGAAAAGCTTATAAAAAATGATATTGCCGTTTATGCAGCACATACGAATCTAGATGTGGCTGAAGGTGGTGTCAACGATCTACTAGCAGATGCTCTTCAGCTTGAAAATCGTTCTATTTTAGAAGAAACATATGCTGAAAATATGTTGAAGCTAGCTATTTTTATACCGACTGCAAATGCCAATGATTTACGAGAGGCATTAGCAAAGGCGGGAGCAGGTCGCATTGGCGATTATGAAGCGTGTAGCTATACTACATTGGGAGAAGGACGTTTCCGTGCACTATCAGGTGCAAATCCACATGTAGGCTCCATCGGTGAATTACATGTGGAAGAAGAAGTGAAGCTAGAAGTAGTATTTCCGGAATCCATAAAAAATCGTGTATTAAAGGCAATGTTAAACGCACATCCGTATGAAGAACCTGCCTATGATATCATTCGCCTAGACCAGCAAACAAATGTAATGGGCTTAGGACGAGTTGGCCTCTTACCACAAGAAATGACTCTTCATGAATTTACTCAATTTGTAAAGCAGCAGCTAGATGTACCTGTTGTCCGAGTTGTTGGCGATTTACAGTCGAAGGTGAAAAAAGTTGCGCTTGTCGGTGGCGATGGAAATAAATATATCTATTCGGCAAAGCGTGCTGGAGCAGATGTATTTTTAACAGGAGATATGTATTTCCATACTGCACAAGATGCTCAGGCAATTGGTCTGCAAATCGTAGATCCAGGTCATCATGTGGAGAAAGTGATGATTACAGGAGTAGCTAAAAAGATGGCAAAAATGTGTGAGGATAAAAAATATTCTGTTGAATTTATACAATCTACTATTCATACAGAACCGTTTTTATTCGTATAA
- a CDS encoding hydantoinase/oxoprolinase family protein, with protein MRVATDIGGTFTDLVYVDGQGNFGYEKSNTTPPNFEQGVIDVIKKGGVDQTQLEMFIHGTTVIINALTERKGAKTGLITTKGFRDVLEIARGNRPDLFNVKYQKPQPFVERYLRREITERLNYKGQVLEAINVNELEEIVDYFKKEQVEAIAVSFLHSYVNNEHEKAAVQKIKKLWPEIQVTASSEITQEWREYERTNTAVLNAYVQPAATTYIDRLEQKLQDTVNIEQSYIMQSNGGTTKFDNAKRSPINMVESGPVAGILGAAVLGEILGEKNIIAFDIGGTTAKCSLIENGEVKVSTDYYIEKDNRHAGYPIKTPVVDIVEIGNGGGSIAWIDSAGSLKVGPQSAGARPGPVAYGQGGTEPTTTDANLLTGRLSPKNFDFNVNLDNVKNVIAEKIGNPFNMSAEEAALGIIRIANSNMLNALKLISIRKGHNPRDFTLIAFGGGGSMHAPALALELGVKKVIIPIASPVFSAWGMLMTDLRHDYIQTYIKRMHELDLVEMNRVWAEIESNAIQHFKAESMGEDNVFFQRYADMRYLGQEHTVKVPVDGGQWNQATIDKAIANFNHLHEKNFTFKLPDAETEIVNIHVTAFGKVSKPKLKTISRQSSLQDAWLEQRAVYYEQDGWVKTNIYNRELLPIEEKVKGPVIVEEKAAATVIYKNQSLYVDAYGNIVIEKEEI; from the coding sequence ATGAGAGTTGCAACAGATATCGGAGGTACATTTACTGATTTAGTATATGTGGATGGACAAGGAAACTTTGGCTATGAGAAAAGTAATACAACTCCGCCAAATTTTGAGCAGGGAGTTATCGATGTCATTAAAAAGGGTGGTGTTGATCAAACACAATTAGAAATGTTTATCCACGGTACTACGGTAATTATCAATGCATTGACAGAGCGTAAGGGAGCTAAAACTGGGTTAATTACAACAAAAGGTTTTAGAGATGTATTAGAAATTGCACGTGGAAATCGACCAGATTTGTTTAATGTCAAGTACCAAAAACCACAGCCATTCGTAGAGCGTTATTTACGTAGAGAAATTACTGAAAGGCTTAATTATAAAGGACAAGTATTAGAAGCGATAAATGTTAATGAGCTTGAAGAAATAGTGGACTACTTTAAGAAGGAACAGGTAGAGGCGATTGCTGTCTCCTTTTTACATTCTTACGTTAATAATGAGCACGAAAAAGCGGCTGTGCAAAAGATTAAGAAATTGTGGCCAGAGATACAAGTAACCGCTTCTAGTGAAATTACACAAGAATGGCGTGAATATGAACGAACAAATACGGCAGTATTGAATGCTTATGTGCAGCCAGCTGCCACAACATACATTGATCGTCTTGAGCAAAAATTACAGGATACTGTCAATATTGAACAAAGCTATATTATGCAATCAAATGGAGGGACAACAAAGTTTGATAATGCAAAACGTTCCCCAATAAATATGGTGGAGTCTGGTCCGGTTGCTGGCATTTTAGGTGCAGCTGTACTTGGTGAAATATTAGGTGAAAAAAATATTATTGCCTTTGATATTGGGGGTACAACAGCGAAGTGCTCTTTAATTGAAAATGGCGAGGTAAAGGTTTCAACAGATTATTATATTGAAAAAGATAATCGTCATGCAGGTTATCCGATTAAAACGCCTGTTGTTGATATTGTAGAGATTGGTAACGGTGGAGGTTCTATCGCTTGGATTGATAGTGCAGGCTCTTTAAAAGTTGGACCACAATCCGCAGGTGCTCGTCCTGGACCAGTTGCATATGGACAAGGTGGAACAGAACCAACAACAACAGATGCTAATTTATTAACAGGTAGATTGTCACCGAAAAATTTTGATTTTAATGTCAATCTCGACAATGTTAAAAATGTAATTGCGGAGAAAATAGGAAATCCGTTTAACATGTCTGCAGAAGAAGCAGCACTTGGCATAATTCGAATTGCAAATTCTAATATGTTAAATGCACTAAAGTTAATTTCAATTCGTAAAGGTCATAACCCTCGAGATTTCACATTGATTGCTTTTGGTGGCGGTGGTTCGATGCATGCCCCTGCTTTAGCACTTGAATTAGGTGTTAAAAAAGTCATTATTCCGATTGCATCACCCGTATTTTCTGCATGGGGAATGCTTATGACAGATTTACGCCACGATTATATTCAAACATATATTAAACGAATGCATGAACTTGATTTAGTTGAAATGAATAGAGTATGGGCGGAGATTGAAAGCAATGCTATTCAACATTTTAAAGCTGAAAGCATGGGAGAAGACAATGTATTTTTCCAACGCTATGCCGATATGCGCTATTTAGGTCAAGAGCATACCGTTAAGGTGCCTGTAGATGGAGGCCAGTGGAATCAAGCAACCATAGACAAGGCGATTGCAAATTTTAATCATTTACACGAGAAAAATTTTACATTTAAATTGCCAGACGCAGAGACGGAAATTGTTAATATTCATGTGACAGCTTTTGGTAAGGTAAGTAAGCCAAAGCTGAAGACAATTAGTCGTCAAAGCAGTTTACAAGATGCATGGCTAGAACAACGTGCTGTGTATTATGAGCAGGATGGATGGGTGAAAACAAATATTTATAATCGTGAGTTATTGCCGATTGAAGAAAAAGTAAAAGGTCCTGTCATCGTAGAAGAAAAAGCTGCCGCTACTGTGATTTATAAAAATCAGTCACTCTATGTAGATGCCTACGGAAACATCGTTATTGAAAAGGAGGAAATATAA
- a CDS encoding DUF2164 domain-containing protein: MFIRLTKEQQETIIADIQRFFYNNRDEDITEFEAERMLDFIKENIAPHIYNAAISDAKYVVERQYASIEDELAALERPIKIK; encoded by the coding sequence TTGTTTATTCGATTAACAAAAGAACAACAGGAAACGATAATAGCTGATATTCAACGATTTTTCTATAATAATCGTGATGAGGATATTACAGAATTTGAAGCAGAGAGAATGTTGGATTTTATCAAGGAAAACATTGCTCCACATATTTATAATGCGGCTATTTCAGATGCAAAATATGTTGTAGAAAGACAATATGCATCGATTGAGGATGAGCTTGCAGCATTAGAAAGACCAATAAAAATAAAATAA
- the lepB gene encoding signal peptidase I: MTQKQTKNEFWAWFKTIGLAIIFTMGIRYFFLSPIAVKGASMEPTFENGDKVIVNKVGPRISNYDRFDIIVFEAKEDENYIKRIIGLPGDHIAYKDDVLYINGKAYDEPYLTEYKEALLDKGDFTYDFILEEQLGEMTVPEGHFFVLGDNRRGSIDSRSSEVGFVSQDTILGTAGFVLWPFERLGSTH, encoded by the coding sequence GTGACACAAAAACAAACTAAGAATGAATTTTGGGCATGGTTTAAAACGATTGGACTAGCAATCATTTTTACAATGGGTATACGTTATTTTTTTCTATCTCCTATAGCTGTAAAAGGTGCTTCAATGGAGCCGACTTTTGAAAATGGAGACAAAGTAATTGTTAATAAAGTGGGACCACGAATTTCCAATTATGACCGCTTCGATATTATTGTCTTTGAAGCAAAAGAAGATGAGAATTATATTAAAAGAATCATCGGTTTACCAGGAGATCATATAGCCTATAAAGATGATGTTTTATATATAAATGGAAAGGCTTATGATGAGCCCTATTTAACTGAATATAAAGAAGCATTACTGGATAAAGGTGATTTTACATATGATTTTATCCTAGAGGAGCAATTAGGAGAAATGACAGTACCAGAGGGCCATTTTTTCGTTCTCGGGGATAATCGCCGAGGAAGTATAGACAGTCGAAGTTCGGAAGTTGGATTTGTTTCGCAGGATACAATTTTAGGAACAGCAGGCTTTGTATTGTGGCCTTTTGAAAGGCTTGGTAGTACACATTAG
- a CDS encoding cupin domain-containing protein, which translates to MIIKEITQEDIVQQNLFQDQYKESEIKFGFVKIKPGERLPLTGTTSHNENEYSFIVRGSLTGESGGKSYRITQGEASFIPAGEAHWCMNDSEEIVEIVYALLDIK; encoded by the coding sequence ATGATTATTAAAGAAATTACGCAAGAAGATATTGTTCAGCAAAATTTATTTCAAGATCAATATAAAGAAAGTGAAATTAAGTTTGGCTTCGTCAAAATAAAACCTGGTGAGCGATTACCTTTAACGGGAACTACCTCACATAATGAAAATGAGTATTCCTTTATTGTGAGAGGTTCCCTAACAGGAGAATCTGGAGGAAAAAGCTATCGAATTACCCAAGGGGAGGCATCCTTTATTCCAGCTGGGGAGGCGCATTGGTGTATGAATGATAGTGAAGAAATAGTGGAGATTGTTTATGCATTATTAGATATAAAATAG